From a region of the Neobacillus niacini genome:
- a CDS encoding ROK family protein, which produces MKPVLAGLDIGGTKCAVVLGIEDEQGIQLIAKQSFPTPDSPEEALLQMINQLEKLLLEHSDLTLTAIGISCGGPLDSKKGLILSPPNLPNWDHVDVITPLCERFDVPAAVQNDANACALAEWKWGAGKDTNNMVFLTFGTGMGAGLILDGRLYSGTNDMAGEVGHIRLEQNGPVGYGKAGSFEGFCSGGGIARLAQSMVAEWHSQGKETKICSTQDEVESITAKTVAEAAQAGDPLAKQIYKIVGQKLGRGLALLVDLLNPERIVIGSIYLRQEELLKPFVMEELLKEALPYSLQVCTIVPSGLKESVGDLASLSVAKYALDQE; this is translated from the coding sequence ATGAAACCAGTCCTCGCAGGGTTAGATATTGGTGGTACGAAGTGTGCAGTTGTATTAGGTATTGAAGATGAACAGGGAATTCAGCTAATTGCTAAACAAAGTTTCCCTACACCTGATTCACCTGAAGAAGCACTTTTACAAATGATAAACCAATTAGAAAAATTATTATTGGAACATAGCGATCTTACTTTAACTGCGATCGGCATTAGCTGTGGCGGGCCGCTAGATAGTAAAAAAGGTTTAATCTTATCACCGCCAAATTTGCCAAACTGGGACCATGTTGATGTCATAACACCTCTCTGTGAACGTTTTGACGTCCCGGCGGCGGTGCAAAATGATGCAAATGCATGTGCGTTAGCGGAATGGAAATGGGGCGCAGGTAAAGATACAAATAATATGGTTTTTCTAACTTTCGGTACCGGGATGGGAGCCGGTCTTATTCTCGATGGACGTTTATACTCCGGAACCAATGACATGGCAGGCGAAGTAGGACATATTCGCTTGGAACAAAATGGTCCAGTTGGTTATGGAAAAGCAGGATCGTTTGAAGGCTTTTGCAGTGGAGGAGGAATTGCACGACTCGCTCAAAGTATGGTCGCAGAATGGCATAGCCAAGGGAAAGAAACAAAAATTTGTTCAACTCAAGATGAAGTTGAATCCATTACTGCCAAAACAGTGGCAGAAGCTGCTCAAGCCGGTGATCCATTAGCAAAACAAATTTATAAAATTGTCGGCCAAAAACTAGGCCGTGGTCTCGCGTTATTAGTAGACCTTTTAAATCCTGAACGAATTGTCATTGGGAGTATTTATTTGCGTCAGGAGGAATTGTTAAAACCATTCGTAATGGAAGAACTTCTAAAAGAAGCCCTTCCATATTCATTACAGGTTTGCACCATTGTCCCTTCAGGATTAAAAGAAAGCGTTGGCGACTTGGCATCGCTATCCGTTGCCAAATATGCATTAGATCAGGAATGA
- a CDS encoding four-carbon acid sugar kinase family protein, translating into MIGIVADDITGANDIGIMYAKAEWRADVYPHPISHEKTGTFPPDVLIIDTNSRLDQGEEAYKKVFTSTKSLQALGCTQFFNKTCSVFRGNIGPEFDAMLDALESEFAVVVLGFPKNGRTTLYGHHYVRGTILSESEFRNDPVHPMLHSDLVEILQAQTKRKVARVDIDIIDQGSEKIKQELERMKSDCNYLILDVRDQESLRKIAEAIKHEPIICGASGIAEELAHVMNKSPKEERTLTIPKLETGVLCAAGSLMPQTFSQVEEMKGRGLPIFEMKSPLLLTDQKESHLKDLVLNLVSLLKEGQDVLVHSSNTQEIVNETKQLGAKLGVSNTTVSRIVSDSLAFVVDETLKRANVNRLLLAGGETSASVCSKLGIEGLTVWKEIEPGLPSCISLNTPAKALVLKSGSFGSKDFFAKAIDHLKEI; encoded by the coding sequence TTGATTGGTATTGTAGCGGATGATATTACTGGTGCAAATGATATCGGAATCATGTATGCAAAAGCAGAATGGCGGGCAGATGTTTATCCCCATCCCATTTCACACGAAAAAACGGGAACGTTCCCACCAGATGTTTTGATAATTGATACCAATTCCCGGCTCGATCAGGGAGAGGAAGCATATAAGAAAGTATTCACCAGCACCAAGAGCTTACAAGCTCTTGGCTGCACTCAATTTTTCAATAAAACATGTTCCGTTTTTAGGGGAAATATTGGTCCCGAATTTGATGCTATGTTAGATGCGTTAGAAAGTGAATTTGCCGTTGTCGTTTTAGGTTTTCCTAAAAACGGAAGAACAACGCTGTATGGTCATCATTATGTTCGAGGAACCATTTTATCAGAGTCAGAGTTTCGTAATGATCCAGTACATCCAATGCTCCATTCTGACCTGGTTGAGATATTACAAGCACAAACAAAACGAAAGGTTGCAAGGGTCGATATTGATATCATTGACCAGGGCAGTGAAAAGATAAAACAAGAATTAGAGCGGATGAAATCAGATTGTAATTATTTAATCCTTGATGTGAGGGACCAGGAATCATTACGAAAAATAGCGGAAGCAATTAAGCATGAGCCAATTATTTGCGGTGCATCCGGAATTGCAGAAGAACTTGCACATGTTATGAATAAAAGTCCAAAGGAAGAACGAACACTTACTATTCCCAAATTGGAAACAGGGGTCCTATGTGCAGCAGGCAGTTTAATGCCTCAGACCTTTAGTCAAGTAGAAGAGATGAAGGGCAGAGGCCTTCCCATTTTTGAAATGAAATCACCTCTTTTATTGACAGATCAAAAAGAATCACATTTAAAAGATCTTGTTTTAAATCTGGTTTCATTACTAAAAGAAGGGCAAGATGTGCTTGTTCACTCTTCAAACACGCAGGAAATTGTCAATGAAACAAAACAACTGGGAGCAAAGCTAGGAGTTTCAAATACTACTGTTTCAAGAATTGTTTCGGATTCCTTAGCATTTGTTGTGGATGAAACCTTGAAAAGAGCCAATGTAAACCGTTTGTTATTAGCGGGCGGGGAAACATCCGCTTCTGTATGCAGCAAACTGGGAATTGAAGGTCTAACTGTATGGAAAGAAATCGAACCAGGTCTTCCATCCTGTATTAGTTTAAATACACCGGCAAAGGCGCTTGTCTTAAAGTCAGGCAGTTTTGGAAGTAAGGATTTCTTTGCAAAAGCAATCGACCATCTTAAAGAAATTTAA
- a CDS encoding Sip1-related alpha-galactosidase produces the protein MFQIEQNQNILQCLYHNQPIFSGIQVTVTLENQSKLPLNFKTVSDRTGQNHLGTYNEYSYLFADETETVSAVLKLQCYGAFIAAFVEAAIQNDELFKKQQYFAAQQAIDITILSLKEELEIMANYQHKDWWTRPFFTNNIKEIPGRTQSMLIKSDKNYYHFLPVCEQEARTDFVGTEKGLQVSVSPFHGGFTKLSVFAFSLSASDNPFELVNDNVKTALSLCGQSVLHRDEKEYPEILDYLGWCSWDAFYHAVNEEGILTKANELKQKDIPVKWMMIDDGWSKVDGKKLHSFEADEEKFPNGLTNTVSILKKNFGVNWVGVWHTLAGYWEGISPEGPLAKSLDKHLYQTKNGSLIPSPKAEEGFGFWHAWHSKLKKEGIDFVKVDSQSAIANFMAHNQSIGEAAGGAHTALEASCSLHFDNTVINCMGMAEENIWHRPYSAVSRNSDDFVPQEDNSFKEHALQNAYNSLYHGAFYWGDWDMYWTKNHDDLQNMILRVVSGGPIYFSDAVDQTNPEMIWPLVYNDGKIIRCELPGVPTEDCLFINPIQAKTPLKIWNKCKGAGVVAAFNLSEGTEAVHGSVSPKDVPELMGDKFVIYDVLTKQHSIVSKEGKVEVSLGENGVSLYLILPIGQSITAIGLSNKLIGTDAISNKWNTEKGIKVTLKEGGVFAFLSDAEPIKAFVNGNQVMVEKDAQNKQVYIIDCQDASGEVLLEIEI, from the coding sequence ATGTTTCAAATCGAGCAAAACCAAAACATTCTTCAATGTCTTTATCATAATCAACCTATTTTTTCAGGTATTCAAGTAACTGTAACTCTTGAAAATCAGTCAAAACTGCCATTAAATTTTAAAACGGTTTCAGACAGAACAGGTCAAAATCACCTCGGGACTTATAACGAGTACAGTTATCTTTTTGCAGATGAAACTGAAACCGTTTCTGCTGTTTTAAAATTACAGTGTTATGGAGCCTTTATTGCTGCTTTTGTTGAGGCAGCCATTCAAAATGATGAATTATTTAAGAAACAACAGTATTTTGCAGCTCAACAGGCGATCGATATCACCATTTTATCTTTAAAAGAAGAATTAGAAATCATGGCTAACTATCAACATAAAGATTGGTGGACTCGCCCATTTTTTACAAATAACATCAAGGAAATACCAGGACGCACACAATCCATGCTCATTAAAAGTGATAAAAATTATTATCATTTCCTGCCAGTGTGTGAACAAGAAGCACGTACTGATTTTGTCGGAACTGAAAAGGGCTTACAGGTTTCGGTTTCTCCATTTCATGGCGGTTTTACCAAGCTGTCAGTGTTTGCTTTTAGTCTTTCAGCTTCAGATAATCCATTCGAGCTAGTGAACGATAATGTGAAAACAGCTTTAAGCTTATGTGGACAAAGTGTATTACATAGAGATGAAAAGGAATATCCAGAAATACTTGATTACTTGGGCTGGTGCAGCTGGGATGCTTTTTACCATGCTGTTAATGAAGAGGGAATATTAACAAAAGCAAATGAGTTAAAACAAAAAGATATTCCTGTTAAATGGATGATGATTGATGATGGCTGGTCTAAGGTTGACGGAAAAAAACTCCATTCCTTCGAAGCTGATGAGGAAAAATTCCCAAATGGGTTAACGAATACAGTTTCCATCCTAAAAAAGAATTTTGGCGTGAATTGGGTAGGTGTTTGGCATACCCTTGCAGGATATTGGGAAGGAATTTCACCAGAAGGTCCGTTAGCAAAAAGTTTGGACAAGCATTTATATCAAACAAAAAATGGCAGCCTCATACCATCACCAAAAGCAGAAGAGGGATTTGGCTTTTGGCATGCATGGCATTCTAAGCTTAAAAAAGAGGGAATTGATTTTGTGAAAGTGGATAGCCAAAGTGCGATTGCAAACTTTATGGCGCACAATCAATCCATAGGCGAAGCGGCAGGTGGAGCGCATACAGCACTTGAAGCATCCTGTAGTTTACATTTTGATAATACGGTCATTAACTGCATGGGTATGGCAGAGGAAAATATATGGCATCGCCCATATTCTGCTGTATCTCGTAATAGTGATGACTTCGTTCCACAAGAGGATAATAGTTTCAAAGAGCACGCCTTGCAAAACGCATATAACTCCCTTTATCATGGTGCTTTCTATTGGGGAGATTGGGATATGTATTGGACCAAAAACCATGATGATCTCCAAAATATGATCTTACGAGTTGTAAGTGGAGGGCCAATTTATTTTAGTGATGCTGTCGACCAAACGAATCCAGAAATGATTTGGCCATTAGTTTATAACGATGGAAAAATTATTCGTTGTGAACTGCCTGGTGTACCGACAGAGGATTGTTTATTTATTAATCCAATTCAGGCAAAAACCCCGCTTAAAATATGGAACAAATGTAAGGGTGCTGGAGTGGTTGCTGCTTTTAATCTAAGTGAAGGTACGGAAGCGGTTCATGGGTCAGTCAGCCCAAAGGATGTTCCAGAGCTGATGGGAGACAAATTCGTAATATATGATGTTTTAACAAAACAACATTCTATCGTCAGCAAAGAAGGTAAGGTTGAAGTAAGCCTTGGTGAGAATGGAGTTTCACTATATTTAATTCTTCCTATAGGTCAATCAATAACTGCAATCGGCCTAAGCAATAAACTAATTGGTACGGATGCAATTAGTAATAAATGGAACACAGAAAAAGGTATCAAAGTTACCTTGAAAGAAGGCGGAGTATTTGCATTCTTATCTGACGCTGAGCCTATAAAAGCCTTTGTGAATGGAAACCAGGTAATGGTTGAAAAGGATGCTCAAAATAAGCAGGTTTATATCATTGATTGCCAGGATGCTTCTGGGGAAGTACTTCTTGAAATTGAAATCTAA
- a CDS encoding SIS domain-containing protein, giving the protein MNKQLERLFQKYPELIECQSSIEAAFEQMKKAYESGRKLLLAGNGGSAADCEHVVGELMKGFMSKRPLPQKMKEKLKAVSGDDYLSENLQGALPAISLVSHSALMTAFANDVAPDMVFAQQVYGYGKPGDVFIGFSTSGNSSNVNHAVKVAKALGLVTVGLTGKSGGALKELCDVTICVPYDSTPDIQERHLPIYHALCVMIEEEFFS; this is encoded by the coding sequence ATGAATAAACAATTGGAAAGATTATTTCAGAAATATCCTGAATTGATAGAATGTCAATCTAGTATAGAAGCGGCTTTTGAACAAATGAAAAAAGCTTATGAGTCTGGTAGAAAGCTATTATTAGCAGGTAATGGCGGAAGTGCTGCTGATTGTGAGCATGTTGTCGGCGAATTAATGAAAGGATTTATGTCCAAACGTCCTCTCCCACAGAAGATGAAAGAAAAATTAAAGGCTGTTTCTGGAGACGATTACCTAAGTGAAAATTTGCAAGGAGCTCTTCCTGCGATTTCACTTGTCAGTCATTCCGCTCTAATGACAGCATTCGCTAATGATGTAGCTCCAGATATGGTATTTGCACAACAGGTTTATGGTTATGGTAAACCAGGTGATGTATTCATCGGTTTTAGTACTTCCGGCAATTCTAGTAACGTGAATCATGCCGTCAAAGTTGCAAAAGCTTTAGGTTTAGTCACAGTCGGTCTTACCGGAAAAAGCGGCGGTGCCTTAAAGGAGTTATGTGATGTTACAATTTGCGTTCCATATGATTCCACACCGGATATTCAAGAAAGACATCTACCTATTTATCACGCTTTATGCGTAATGATTGAGGAGGAATTTTTTTCATGA
- a CDS encoding class II aldolase/adducin family protein, translating to MVYDKKLELKRNLQDTGKYMMQYELAWGNSGNISAKTEENSFLITASGTYLGDLDLEDFAECSLDIGGSIIGERKPSKEVPMHRAIYETRPEIGAVLHASPLYSTMMAATNIDIPSDWFIESMYYLERVERVPYAHPGSIDLGELVREKAHKANILLLENHGVLVYDTSLKEAKMALQTLEMACKMLIISRNAGIDLQELPEDVVKSFLNEAGYKPRRRWEN from the coding sequence ATGGTTTACGATAAAAAACTAGAGTTGAAAAGGAATTTACAAGATACTGGAAAATATATGATGCAGTATGAGCTAGCCTGGGGGAATTCAGGGAATATCAGTGCAAAAACGGAGGAAAATTCATTTCTCATTACTGCAAGTGGAACTTATCTTGGAGATTTAGATTTAGAAGATTTTGCAGAATGCTCTTTGGATATTGGTGGGAGTATCATCGGAGAACGGAAACCTTCCAAAGAGGTTCCAATGCATCGTGCCATTTATGAAACCCGTCCAGAAATAGGTGCAGTATTACATGCTTCACCATTATATAGCACGATGATGGCGGCCACGAATATAGATATTCCTTCAGATTGGTTTATTGAGAGCATGTATTATTTAGAGCGGGTTGAACGTGTTCCATATGCACATCCTGGCTCAATTGATTTAGGTGAACTTGTAAGAGAGAAGGCACATAAGGCTAATATCTTATTGTTGGAAAATCATGGTGTGCTTGTTTATGATACATCATTAAAAGAAGCGAAAATGGCATTACAAACATTGGAAATGGCTTGTAAAATGCTCATCATCTCCCGTAATGCAGGAATTGACCTTCAAGAGCTGCCGGAGGATGTTGTAAAAAGTTTTCTTAATGAGGCGGGTTATAAGCCGAGACGGAGGTGGGAGAATTGA
- a CDS encoding FAD-dependent oxidoreductase → MTLHQLPAQSVPILADLDVVIIGGTMAGLAGALKFAQQGKKVMVVESRTYLGSDLTATLSPWITIPQGKKSSLIDSCVKSCGKIISNEHSQSVVFHVDRLKIQLEEELLSAGIQLLYCSMPIGMINLADKRRGLIIANKSGRQLIRCRGIVDATETAITTFFTGLKIAALGNSSQSCYKRVLEFSNVQEISQAEWEVPLELGILDNKVTVYKGYHENGHFYVEYQLKLPAENNLTANQKREYTAQKLGIELAEYLVHHIPAFNKALLCAGSYELKGPYPLKPVEQPTDQPIHIEKLTVSPNVWSFYKDVHENVNTDWLDPVKSAVLAEQFAEQVKDLPFQGQQTITESIQVPDDIQPYEFNIPTGFLERKVEYGDVPKQEIYLSKRAHVLVAGGGSSGASASIVSAKEGMNTILVDLNPGLGGTGTFGGVDSYWFGKRHGYAEKITELVHNTQRRIKYKGHKWNIEAKKFALLDEATRLGVKLLFNTITFGAVKKGTQVCGSLVATRWGAGVVFADCVIDATGDGDLAAFAGAEFAYGSARDHVVMWYSLAQYKEPGKLQNNFTSMVNVSDVLDYTRAILAGRRRCSEDVDGCHDHGIYVAPRESRHIIGDVVMNMTDQLLQRSWSDCINIHFSNHDMKGISEANWLHAGLIPPNLEIEIPYRMLLPKGLDGILVVGKAISATHDALPAIRMQSDLENLGGIAALAAAMAVKENQYPRQIDCKKLQERIITEKLIPETILTRKIDFLPYSDEELISLIESIEVYEPLYEYSNMRMNEIYQKRIPFVEICTAGKRIIPFLEQAYHEAQGIRKVRIAQALALYGSTTGVPALISEIMSMLEDQLPKRTADILYVTMPPDHGAMPDVCYLLYSLGLTRDKRSINVWKRVADLLNPSEEDFKDKMWGIFYYIHSICMGAERLGEVEAIPFLEQLHLIPALCNQYCYEGHQADYFLERRALLELAIGRALARCGSANGYEILINYLLDVRSLLSKQASSELQRLIGLSCEKDQKAWRDWLENEKTNLKPQPYTEVTDQVNENEVITRRIFS, encoded by the coding sequence ATGACCCTTCATCAATTACCTGCTCAATCTGTTCCGATTCTAGCAGATTTGGATGTCGTCATTATTGGTGGAACAATGGCTGGTTTAGCTGGCGCTCTAAAGTTTGCTCAACAAGGAAAAAAAGTCATGGTAGTTGAATCTAGGACCTATTTGGGAAGCGATTTAACAGCTACATTAAGTCCTTGGATTACAATTCCACAAGGGAAAAAATCAAGTTTGATAGATTCCTGTGTAAAGTCATGTGGGAAAATAATCTCCAATGAGCATTCCCAATCGGTCGTCTTTCATGTCGACCGATTGAAAATACAGCTTGAAGAGGAACTCCTCTCAGCAGGAATTCAATTATTGTATTGCTCCATGCCTATTGGGATGATCAATCTAGCTGATAAGCGGCGTGGTCTAATCATTGCCAATAAATCAGGGAGGCAATTAATTCGCTGCAGGGGGATTGTGGATGCAACAGAAACTGCAATCACGACCTTTTTTACCGGCTTAAAAATAGCAGCATTAGGGAATAGCAGCCAGTCGTGCTATAAAAGAGTTTTAGAGTTTTCCAATGTCCAAGAAATTTCTCAAGCAGAATGGGAAGTCCCTTTAGAATTGGGGATTTTGGATAACAAAGTTACCGTTTATAAAGGCTACCATGAAAATGGGCATTTCTATGTAGAATATCAATTGAAATTACCCGCAGAAAATAATTTAACTGCAAATCAAAAACGTGAGTACACTGCACAAAAACTAGGAATTGAGCTTGCAGAATATCTTGTTCATCATATTCCGGCATTTAATAAAGCATTGTTATGTGCAGGTTCATATGAATTAAAGGGGCCTTATCCGTTAAAACCAGTAGAACAACCCACTGACCAGCCTATTCATATTGAAAAATTAACTGTCAGCCCCAATGTATGGAGCTTTTATAAAGATGTTCATGAAAATGTTAATACAGACTGGCTTGACCCTGTTAAATCCGCTGTATTAGCAGAGCAATTTGCAGAACAAGTCAAAGATTTGCCTTTTCAAGGTCAACAGACTATCACGGAAAGTATTCAAGTCCCTGATGATATTCAGCCTTATGAATTTAACATACCTACGGGCTTTTTAGAGCGTAAGGTTGAATATGGAGATGTTCCAAAACAAGAAATCTATTTATCTAAAAGAGCACATGTGCTCGTTGCCGGAGGTGGCTCAAGTGGTGCCTCGGCTTCGATTGTGTCGGCTAAAGAAGGAATGAACACGATCCTCGTGGATTTGAATCCTGGTCTCGGCGGTACCGGTACATTTGGCGGTGTTGATAGCTATTGGTTTGGTAAACGCCATGGATATGCTGAAAAGATAACGGAACTTGTCCATAATACCCAAAGAAGAATAAAGTATAAAGGCCATAAATGGAATATTGAAGCAAAAAAGTTTGCACTTTTAGATGAAGCGACTAGGTTAGGAGTTAAACTTCTATTCAATACTATTACGTTCGGAGCAGTTAAAAAAGGGACTCAGGTATGTGGCAGCCTTGTTGCAACGAGATGGGGAGCAGGGGTTGTTTTCGCTGACTGTGTAATTGACGCAACTGGAGATGGAGACCTAGCTGCTTTTGCTGGAGCAGAATTCGCTTATGGCTCTGCCCGGGATCATGTTGTCATGTGGTACTCATTAGCCCAATATAAAGAGCCAGGAAAGCTGCAAAATAATTTCACCAGTATGGTCAATGTATCGGATGTATTAGATTACACAAGAGCGATTCTAGCGGGGAGACGACGTTGCAGTGAGGATGTGGACGGTTGCCATGATCATGGCATCTACGTAGCCCCGCGAGAAAGTCGTCATATTATCGGTGATGTCGTCATGAATATGACCGACCAGTTGCTGCAGCGAAGCTGGTCGGATTGTATCAATATTCATTTTAGCAATCATGATATGAAAGGAATCAGTGAGGCAAACTGGTTACATGCTGGATTAATTCCACCAAATCTCGAGATTGAGATCCCTTATCGAATGTTATTACCAAAGGGTCTTGATGGAATCTTAGTAGTTGGTAAGGCAATATCCGCTACTCACGATGCCCTGCCTGCCATTCGAATGCAATCTGATTTAGAAAACTTAGGAGGTATTGCTGCTCTTGCCGCAGCAATGGCCGTTAAGGAAAATCAATATCCTAGACAAATAGATTGTAAAAAATTGCAGGAAAGAATCATAACAGAAAAATTAATACCAGAAACCATTCTAACAAGAAAAATAGATTTTCTTCCTTATTCTGATGAGGAATTAATCAGTTTGATTGAATCCATCGAGGTATATGAGCCTTTATATGAATACTCAAATATGCGGATGAATGAAATCTATCAAAAACGCATTCCATTTGTGGAAATATGTACTGCAGGAAAACGAATTATTCCTTTTCTTGAACAAGCCTATCATGAAGCACAAGGAATTCGTAAAGTTCGTATTGCCCAAGCATTGGCCCTGTATGGTTCAACAACAGGAGTACCAGCTCTAATCTCTGAAATTATGAGTATGCTAGAGGATCAGCTTCCTAAACGGACTGCCGATATCCTGTATGTTACGATGCCGCCTGATCATGGTGCAATGCCTGATGTCTGTTATTTACTCTATTCATTAGGATTAACAAGGGATAAACGGAGTATTAACGTATGGAAACGAGTAGCGGATTTATTAAATCCATCGGAAGAAGATTTTAAAGATAAAATGTGGGGGATTTTTTACTATATTCATTCGATATGCATGGGTGCCGAGAGGTTAGGTGAAGTGGAAGCGATTCCTTTCCTTGAACAGCTTCATCTAATACCAGCTTTATGCAATCAGTATTGTTATGAGGGGCATCAAGCCGACTATTTCTTAGAACGTCGCGCCCTGCTGGAATTAGCTATTGGCCGGGCTTTGGCACGGTGTGGAAGTGCAAATGGGTATGAAATCCTAATCAACTATCTTTTGGATGTTCGTTCCCTCCTTAGTAAGCAGGCATCTTCAGAGTTACAGCGATTGATCGGATTAAGTTGTGAAAAGGATCAAAAAGCTTGGAGAGACTGGCTGGAGAATGAAAAAACCAATCTTAAGCCGCAGCCATATACCGAGGTAACAGATCAAGTTAACGAAAATGAAGTAATTACAAGAAGAATATTTTCCTAG